The DNA segment GCACCCATCAGCGCCAGCACCACGCCGCCGGCAACCACACTGGCGACCTGTCCGGCTGCGTTCGCGCCCATCGCGTGCATCAGCAAGAAGTTCTCGAAGTCCTCCTCCTGCGCGACGCGATGCACCACCCGCGCGGCCATCGGAAAGGCGCTGATGCCAGCCGCGCCGATCAGCGGATTGAAGCGACCGCCGCTCAGCAGGTTCAGGAACTTGGCGAAGAGCAGGCCCGCCGCCGTATCGAGGCCGAAGGCTAAAATGCCCAGCACC comes from the Herpetosiphonaceae bacterium genome and includes:
- a CDS encoding sodium ion-translocating decarboxylase subunit beta, whose amino-acid sequence is VLGILAFGLDTAAGLLFAKFLNLLSGGRFNPLIGAAGISAFPMAARVVHRVAQEEDFENFLLMHAMGANAAGQVASVVAGGVVLALMGAG